In Streptococcus parapneumoniae, the genomic stretch AGATAGGCAAATACTTGGGTCAAAAGTCACAAAAATCGCTCTCTTACTGCGAGCATAAGACTTAATGGACTGAATGACAAAACTCAAAAGTTCTGTATCCCCATAATCCAATATGGGTCCTCTTGGGATGTAAAACATTTTATAGCCTAGCGGAAGAGCTCTAATCAAAATACTAGCTGTCGCCAGTAATTTTTCTTCCCTGTAAACACCAAACTTCTCATGTTCCCAGTCAGACTTAACTTCCTCCCAAGCACTACTTTGTAATACATTGCCTAATTCATGGTCTTTGACAAACTGATCATATTCTAATGTGGGAATGCCAATTTGATAACGGTACATTTCCTACTCTCTTTCCTCCAGTATCTTATTACTATTCTACTACTTTCGTTTGAAAAGTCTAGTGAAAACATATTTTATTTTAGTTCTACTCCCCCTATGCTGAAGTTCAAACTAAGTCAATCTCTCTTCTAATTTGAAATCAATCGGTAGGGTTGCTAAAAAAACTTCCAATTGTTTTTCCCAGTAATACCATTCGTGAGTTCCAACGCTATGGCTATAGGTCACATCAAAACCTAATTTTTTGAGATTTTTCACTGCTAGATTATTGGCTTCATACAAGAAATCCTGCTCGCCACACCAAGCCCACAGCTTGGTCTTTTTGTCCGATTTTTTAGCCAAACTTTCAAGAGAATAGGAACTAGCTGTCCAATCTTTAATCTCCCCAAACACACCTCTCCAGTAAGCTGGTGTCCCCAGATTTTGGCTTTCAGGAGAAAACTCTTGAAAGCTAAGGGCGCCTGAAAAGCTAGCTGCACGAGAGAAACGATTTGTAGCAAGAGCCAGTTTAAAGCAGCCGTAGCCTCCCATAGATAGACCAGCGATAAAGGTCTTTTCACGCTTGCTAGTCATATTAGGGAAGAAGCGTTTCAGAACCTCTGGCAATTCCTCTGCTAGAGCTGTATAATAGTCAAAACCATATTGGGTATCGGTGTACCAACCGTTGCTGGTATTGGGCATGACGACGATGAGGTTGGTTCCTCGAAGCAAGCGTTCTACATTGGTACGCTTGAGCCAGCTATTATGGTTGCCAGACATCCCGTGCAAGAGGTACAAGACTGGAATGTCTTTACAATCTGGTTCTTCCACTCGATTAGCATCAGGATAGAGGACATTCACTCCCCACTCCATATCCAAAACTTGTGAGTAATACTCGATTTTCATTACTGCCATAATTTTTTCCTCTATTTTTCTATAAGAAAAAGCCGAAACTCGACTTTCTCTCTGTTTATTTCAAAGATTATTTTGCTTCCATGACTACTGGTAAAATAGCTGGACGACGCTTAGTCTGGTCAAAGAGATACTTAGTTAAATTATCACGAACCTTCCCTTTAAGGTCTGCCCAGTCAAAGTCATCTCCTTGCAGATAGTCTTCTACCGTCTGGTTAATCAATTCTGAACTTTCACGGAGAATATCGCGGCTCTTCTTGAGATAAACAAATCCACGCGTGTGAACACGAGCCTTGGCCACAATTTTCTTCTCACGACGGTTAACGGTGATTGCGACGATGAAAATACCATCCTCTGACAAGACCTTGCGGTCACGAAGAACCACATTTCCAACATCACCAATGGCATTCCCGTCAATCAAGACATCCCCTGCCGAAACCGCTCCAGCTGGGACAAAGTCCCCATTCTCATAAGCCATGCTGGTTCCCTTTTTAGGAATGAAAATGCGTTCTGGCAACATACCTACTGCCATAGCAGCCTTAGCATGGGCATCCAACTCGCGGTATTCCCCTTGAATTGGGAAGAGATACTTAGGTTGCAAGAGATTGATCATCAACTGCAAATCACGCGCATTTCCGTGCCCTGATACATGTAAACTTTGGGTAATCAATTTGACAACCCCTCCTGCCTGATAAATCATATTTTCCACACGCGCAACGAAGGCTTCTTTAGCAATAGACGGAGCCGTAGCAATATAGACCAGGTCCCCATCCTTGATTTCTACATAACGATGGCGACCAATCGACATCTTACGAAGTCCATTGATAGGTTCACCCATACGACCTGTCTCAAGAATAATCAACTCATGGTCTTCAAAGCGAGACATATCTTTCGGCTTAATCAAGAGAATTTCGTTGGCTAAAGACAACTTCTTGAGACGAATCGCTGTGCGGACGATATTTTCAATATCAAATCCTGTCAAGACGATACGTCGACCTGTTTTATCCGCAGCGTCAAAAATCTGCTGGATACGAGAAAGGTTACTGGAAACAGCTGCAACGATGATACGACCTTCCCAGTCAGCAATGGTTTGGGTAATTTCATCTCTAACTTCACTTTCACTAGCCACCTGAATATTGCTGTCCGCATTGGCCGAATCACTGAGGAGAGCCAGGACGCCGTCACGACCGATTTCTGCCAAACGAGCGAAGTCTGTCGCATAGGATTCACTAGCTGTCTGGTCAAATTTGAAGTCACCTGTATAAACGATGCTCCCTTCAGCTGTCTTCAAGACAATTCCCAGGCTCTCTGGAACGGAGTAAGTCGTAGGGAAGAAGGAAACCACTGTCCCACCAAAATCAATCTCCGTATCTTCATCAATAACATGAAAATCATTAAATTTCTTGACTGCGTCATTTCCTTTGACAAAGAGTTTTGCCAACTCAATGGTCAACTCAGAGCCAAATACAGGTACCTTGGCTTCAGCCAAGAGATAAGGCAGAGCACCAATAGCATCTGCATGTCCGTGAGTTAAAAATACCCCAGCAATTCGATCTTTATTTTCAAAAAGGTAGTCCATCTTTGGAATCACCACATCGACCCCTAATTGTTCATTTTCGGGATATTTTAACCCTGCATTCAAAACAAAAATGGACTCTCCAATTTCAGCAATGTACATATTTTTCCCATTTTCACGTACACCACCAAGTGTTGTTAAACTAATATTACTCATTTTTCCTCCAAAATCTTAGTTCATCTTGATTATAGGGTTGCTTGCCCTTTTATTCTAAAAGCACTATTACTTTTAGCCGAATCTTTTCTTACCATTATACCATTTTTTTGATGATTTTCAAAATGAAGATTTGTTTTCAAAAAAGAGCTGGTTTCCCAACTCTTTCCTATGATCTACTCTTTTTCCATTAAAAAGTCATAAATTTCTTGCACGGTACCCAGCGCCATCATTTCTTGGTCTTTGACGGTTTGTTTGAGATTCTGGTAAATTTGACTTTCTCCGATTTCCCGCTTTGGTGCCTCTTTATTCACTGTCATGACACCATCTTTGATCGTCACAAAGCCTAGCTCTTCAAATACTTGAATCATCTTGACCAGCAAGATTTGTTGGATATTAAGATAAGCTGCCAAATCTTTCAGCTTGTAGCGAATATCAAACTCTGGAAACTGGTAAATGGTCTTGTACAATTTGGCAAACTGCTCTCTAGTCCCATACCCTGTCAGATAGTAGGCCTTGTCAATATCATTTTTGAAATAGACAGCGGAAAAATTCTGTTTCTGAAAAATGGTCTTCAGCAGGGTAATATCCTCAGGAATGGTTTTCACGACAATAGCTTCACTATCCGCAAGATTTGGCAGTTCTCCAGAAAAATCCAAGACTGGAACTCCTTCTGGCAAGACTGCATTTTTCCCACGAATGTTAAAGAGTTGAACACCCTCCACACGCGCATCTACCATCATCAACTGGAGAGCAGTTTGACCATTCCATTGATTGACAGACAATTTAACCGCCAACTCTAGATTCTTGGTTTGGGCAAATTCTGTTGCCCATCTACCTTGTCCAAAGGCTACCACTTCAAAACTAGCTTCCCCCTTAGAGATTTTCAGTTTGAGATGGGCATTGCCTGCCCCCATAGTACGGGCACTTTCGACCTGAAAATCCTTGATATAAAAGACAGGTTTCTGATTATCCATTCCAAAAGGTGCCAAGCGCTCAAAGTTCTTGACTGTTTCAAGACTCAAAGTCTCCAAATCCAACTCTTCATCTAGGTTTAACTTATTCTTGCCAGCAGCATCTGCACCTTTTTCACGAACATAATCTTCCAAGACCTGAGATAAATCTGAGAGTTTCTCCACTTCCAGCGTCATCCCTGCTGCACCAGCATGTCCACCAAAGGCGATAAAAAGATCTCGATGAGGATCCAGAGCCTCAAAAATATCTACTACTTCCACACTACGAGCACTGCCTTTGGCACGACCGTCTTCTATATTAAGAACAATGACTGTCTGTCCCAATTCTTCCAACAAACGACCAGCCACGATTCCTAGAACCCCAGGATTCCAGCCTTCCTTGGCCAAGACTTGGACCTTCTTTTCAGGATCCACCATGGTCTTAGCTTCTTCATAAATTGACTGGACGATTTCCTTGCGCTCTTCGTTTTTCTGATGAATCATAAGGGCAATCTCGTGAGCTTCCTCGTCGTCAAATCCAGTCAGCAAATCAATGGCTGGATTGGGATCGTCCAAGCGACCTAAGGCATTTAAACGAGGAGCAATCTGGAAACCAACTGTCTCTTCTGTCACTTCATTGGCAGCAATCCCAGCCATATCCAGCATTTCTTGTAGACCAATACGCTGAGTATGTCCCAACATTTCCAGACCATACTGAACCAAGATACGGTTCTCATCTGTCAAACTAACCATATCTGCAACGGTACCAATAGCGACCAAATCAAGCAATTCCACTTGCACTTCTTCTAACAGGGCACAAGCCAGCTTGAAGGCCACTCCACAACCCGCCAAATATTTGAAAGGATAGTCCGCATCTGGATGTTCAGGATGAACGATGGCATAGGCATCAGGTAAGGTTTCAGGCATGGAATGATGGTCAGTCACAATGACATCTACTCCCATAGACTGGGCCAATTCAATAGCCTCGTGACCAGCAACCCCATTATCCACCGTCACAATCAAGGAAATTCCTTCTTGCTCGATAAAATATTTGTAAACACTGGCATTAGGTCCATAACCGTCGGTAAAACGATTGGGAAGATAAACCCGGCACTCGGCACCAAGCTGTTCCAAACTTTCCTTAACAATCGAAGCCGAAGTCATACCATCCGCATCATAATCACCATAAACGAGAATATTTTCCCCTTCTTCAATGGCATGACGAATCCGTTCCACCGCCTTGTCCATATCATGGAGCAGATAAGGGTCGTGCAAGTCCTCCAAGGAAGGTTCTAAAAACTTCTTCAGACTTTCTTGGTCCTGAATCCCTCTCTCAAATAATAACCGAGCCACCTCAGGACCCAATCCAGCCTTCTTGGCTATCTTTGTAAAATCCGCATCTTCTACTTGCGGGGCAAACTGCCATTCATAAGTAGGTGTTATCAAAAAGACATCCACTCTTTCTAAGAATTCTATCGCTTCATTATAACATGATTTAGGCTTTTTCTCTATCCAGATTGCTTTTTTATAACATTTTAGTGAATTTTTTCAGATATGATTTGACAAGGCAATTCTTTTGGTGTAGAATCGTGTTATAAAATCTAACACAAAGGAGATTCCTTATGGCTTTAGTAGAATTTGAACACGTCGAAAAATATTACGGAGACTACCACGCACTCCGCGACATCAATCTCCGTTTTGAAAAAGGACAAGTCGTTGTCCTACTCGGACCATCTGGTTCTGGAAAATCCACTCTTATCCGCACCATCAATGGTTTGGAGGCTGTTGACAAGGGAAGCCTTCTAGTCAATGGTCACCAAGTTGCTGGTGCCAGCCAGAAAGATTTGGTGCCTCTTCGCAAGGAAGTAGGCATGGTTTTCCAACATTTCAACCTCTATCCGCATAAAACAGTGTTAGAAAATGTAACACTAGCACCTATAAAAGTTTTAGGAATTGATAAAAAAGAAGCTGAAAAAACAGCTCAAAAATATCTGGAATTTGTAAATATGTGGGACAAGAAAGATTCATATCCAGCCATGCTTTCTGGTGGACAAAAACAACGGATTGCCATCGCACGTGGCCTCGCTATGCATCCTGAACTCCTCCTCTTTGATGAACCAACATCTGCTCTTGACCCTGAAACCATCGGCGATGTTCTAGCGGTTATGCAAAAATTGGCCCACGATGGTATGAATATGATTGTCGTTACCCATGAAATGGGCTTTGCCCGTGAAGTTGCTGACCGCATCATCTTTATGGCTGACGGAGAGGTTTTAGTAGATACCACAGATGTTGATGACTTTTTCGACAATCCAAGCGAACCTCGTGCCCAACAATTTCTCAGCAAGATCATCAACCACGAAAGTGACAAAGTCAAATAAGGAGGCACCTATGAAAAAGAAATTCTTTTTATCCGCATTATTGATTAGCCTTTTGGGCCTTGCTGCTACAAAACCAGTTCAGGCTGATACTAGTATCGCAGACATTCAAAAGAGAGGCGAGCTGGTTGTCGGTGTCAAACAAGACGTTCCCAATTTCGGTTACAAGGATCCCAAGACAGGGACCTTTTCTGGTATCGAAACGGACTTGGCCAGGATGGTAGCCGATGAGCTCAAGGTCAAAGTTCGCTATGTGCCTGTTACCGCACAAACCCGTGGACCACTCCTAGACAATGAACAGGTCGATATGGATATCGCAACCTTTACCATCACAGACGAACGCAAAAAACTCTACAACTTTACCAGCCCTTACTACACAGATGCTTCTGGCTTTTTGGTCAATAAATCTGCCAAAATCAAAAAGATTGAGGACCTAAACGGCAAAACCATCGGAGTTGCCCAAGGTTCCATCACCCAACGCCTGATTACTGAACTGGGTAAAAAGAAAGGTCTGAAGTTTAAATTCGTCGAACTTGGTTCCTACCCAGAATTGATTACTTCCCTTCATGCTCACCGTATTGATGCCTTTTCCGTTGACCGCTCTATTCTATCTGGCTACATCAGCAAACGGACAGCACTACTAGATGATAGTTTCAAGCCCTCTGACTACGGTATCGTCACCAAGAAATCAAATACAGAGCTCAACGACTATCTCGATAACTTGGTTACTAAATGGAGCAAGGATGGCCGTTTACAAAAACTCTATGACCGTTACAAGCTCAAACCATCTAGCCATACTGCAGATTAAGGAGGATACCCCATGACAGATTTATCATCTTGGACAGCCTATTTTCAGGATTTTGGACAATTTTTCAATGGATTCCTCTTCACTCTTGCCCTAGCTATCGGCTCCTTTATCCTAGCCATGGTTTTAGGCATCTTCTTCGGAGCCATGTCAACCAGCAAACGTCCAATTTTGCGCATTTTATCTCGCATCTTTGTGGAGTTTTACCAAAACACTCCCCTCTTGGTGCAGTTTGTTATCGTCTTTTATGGTCTACCTCTTATCAGTGACCACACCATCATGATTCCGATTTATTGGACAGCTGTTCTCTGCGTAGGGCTCTATCACGGCGCCTATATCGCTGAGGTTATTCGCTCAGGGATTCAGTCCATCCCTAGCGGTCAGATGGAGGCCGCCTTGTCGCAAGGTTTTACCTATATCAGCGCCATGCGCTTGATTATCTTACCTCAAGCCTTCCGTATCATTCTCCCTCCTTTGACCAATCAAATCGTCAACCTCATCAAGAACACCTCGACAGTCGCTATCATTTCTGGAGTGGACTTGATGTTTGTGACCAAGTCCTGGTCAGCACTTAACGGAAACTATATCCCAGCCTTTCTAGGCGCTGCCCTTCTCTACTTTTCTCTCTGCTTCCCTGTTGCCCAGTTTGGTCGCAAGATGGAGCAAGCCAACAAAAAAGCCTATTCACTTTAGGAGGTTACTATGGAATCCATTTTAGAAGTTTTGACCCCAGATAACCTAATCTTTATCTTTAAAGGATTTGGCTTGACTCTCTACATTTCTCTGATTGCCATCATCCTCTCTACCTTTATCGGTACGGTGCTAGCCGTCATGAGAAATGGCAAAAATCCTGTCTTGCGAATCATCTCCAGCATTTATATCGAGTTTGTGCGTAACGTTCCTAACCTCCTCTGGATTTTCACTATCTTTTTGGTTTTCAAGATGAAGTCCACTCCAGCAGGTATTACAGCCTTCACTCTCTTTACATCAGCGGCCCTAGCTGAGATTATTCGAGGCGGTCTCAATGCCGTAGACAAGGGACAGTACGAAGCAGGAATGTCGCAAGGATTTACTTCTGCACAAATCCTCTACCACATCATTCTCCCACAAGCCATTCGCAAAATGTTGCCAGCCATCATTTCTCAGTTTGTAACCGTGATTAAGGATACCAGTCTTCTCTACTCTGTTATCGCCCTACAAGAACTCTTTGGAGCCAGCCAAATTCTCATGGGCCGTTATTTCGAACCAGAGCAAGTCTTCAGCCTGTATATCCTGATTGCCCTCATCTACTTCAGCTTTAACCTAGCCATTTCTAGCCTGTCTCATATGCTAGCCAAACGTTGGCAACAAGCTGCAGAATAATACTCTTCGAAAATCTCTTCAAACCACGTCAGCTTCCATCTGCAACCTCAAAACAGTGTTTTGAGCAACCTGCGGCTAGCTTCCTAGTTTGCTCTTTGATTTTCATTGAGTATAAACAGTAACTCTCCAGTTAAATTGGAGAGTTTTTTGATGAGAGTAGATATTTATAGACCTCAATTTGACACCATACTTTTTCTATGATAAAATGTAACAAATTTGTTTACAACAAATCAAAATCTTAATGAAATGGAATTTTTTATGAAATCAATCAAAGGACTACTCTTTATCATAGCTAGTTTTGCCTTGACTATGTTGACTTGGATGAGCACTTCTCCCCAATTCATGATTCCAGGACTAGCTTTAACAAGCCTATCTCTGACTTTTATCCTAGCCACTCGTCTCCCACTACTAGAAAGCTGGTTTCACGGTTTGGAGAAGGTCTACACCGTCCACAAATTCACAGCCTTTCTCTCCATCATCCTACTCATCTTTCATAACTTTAGTATGGGCGGTCTGTGGGGCTCTCGCTTAGCTGCTCAGTTTGGCAACCTTGCCATCTATATCTTTGCCAGTATCATCCTTGTCGCCTATTTAGGCAAATACATTCAATACGAAGCTTGGCGATGGATTCACCGTCTGGTTTATCTAGCTTATATTTTCGGACTCTTTCACGTCTACATGATGATGGGCAATCGTCTCCTTACATTTAATCTTCTAAGTTTTCTTGTTGGTAGCTATGCCCTTTTAGGCTTGCTAGCTGGTTTTTATATCATTTTTCTATATCAAAAGATTGGCTTCCCCTATCTAGGGAAAATTACCAATCTCAAACGATTAAATCACGATACTAGAGAAATTCAAATTCATCTTAGCAGACCTTTCAACTATCAATCCGGACAATTTGCCTTCCTAAAGATTTTCCAAGAAGACTTTGAAAGTGCTCCGCATCCCTTTTCTATCTCAGGCGGTCGCGGCCAAACGCTTTACTTTACTGTCAAAAATTCAGGTGACCATACCAAGAATATCTATGATAATCTTCAAGTCGGCAGCAAAGTAAGCGTAGACAGAGCTTACGGGCACATGATCATAGAAGGAGGACGAGAAAATCAGGTTTGGATTGCTGGAGGCATTGGGATTACCCCCTTCATCTCTTACATCCGTGAACATCCTATTTTGGATAAACAGGTTCACTTCTACTATAGCTTCCGTGGAGAGGAAAATGCAGTTTATATAGATTTGCTCCATGACTATGCTCAGAAAAATCCTAATTTTGAACTCCATCTAGTAGACAGTAGGAAAGACGGCTATCTTAATTTTGAACAAGAAGAAG encodes the following:
- a CDS encoding ribonuclease J produces the protein MSNISLTTLGGVRENGKNMYIAEIGESIFVLNAGLKYPENEQLGVDVVIPKMDYLFENKDRIAGVFLTHGHADAIGALPYLLAEAKVPVFGSELTIELAKLFVKGNDAVKKFNDFHVIDEDTEIDFGGTVVSFFPTTYSVPESLGIVLKTAEGSIVYTGDFKFDQTASESYATDFARLAEIGRDGVLALLSDSANADSNIQVASESEVRDEITQTIADWEGRIIVAAVSSNLSRIQQIFDAADKTGRRIVLTGFDIENIVRTAIRLKKLSLANEILLIKPKDMSRFEDHELIILETGRMGEPINGLRKMSIGRHRYVEIKDGDLVYIATAPSIAKEAFVARVENMIYQAGGVVKLITQSLHVSGHGNARDLQLMINLLQPKYLFPIQGEYRELDAHAKAAMAVGMLPERIFIPKKGTSMAYENGDFVPAGAVSAGDVLIDGNAIGDVGNVVLRDRKVLSEDGIFIVAITVNRREKKIVAKARVHTRGFVYLKKSRDILRESSELINQTVEDYLQGDDFDWADLKGKVRDNLTKYLFDQTKRRPAILPVVMEAK
- a CDS encoding alpha/beta hydrolase family protein — its product is MAVMKIEYYSQVLDMEWGVNVLYPDANRVEEPDCKDIPVLYLLHGMSGNHNSWLKRTNVERLLRGTNLIVVMPNTSNGWYTDTQYGFDYYTALAEELPEVLKRFFPNMTSKREKTFIAGLSMGGYGCFKLALATNRFSRAASFSGALSFQEFSPESQNLGTPAYWRGVFGEIKDWTASSYSLESLAKKSDKKTKLWAWCGEQDFLYEANNLAVKNLKKLGFDVTYSHSVGTHEWYYWEKQLEVFLATLPIDFKLEERLT
- a CDS encoding amino acid ABC transporter ATP-binding protein, giving the protein MALVEFEHVEKYYGDYHALRDINLRFEKGQVVVLLGPSGSGKSTLIRTINGLEAVDKGSLLVNGHQVAGASQKDLVPLRKEVGMVFQHFNLYPHKTVLENVTLAPIKVLGIDKKEAEKTAQKYLEFVNMWDKKDSYPAMLSGGQKQRIAIARGLAMHPELLLFDEPTSALDPETIGDVLAVMQKLAHDGMNMIVVTHEMGFAREVADRIIFMADGEVLVDTTDVDDFFDNPSEPRAQQFLSKIINHESDKVK
- a CDS encoding transporter substrate-binding domain-containing protein — its product is MKKKFFLSALLISLLGLAATKPVQADTSIADIQKRGELVVGVKQDVPNFGYKDPKTGTFSGIETDLARMVADELKVKVRYVPVTAQTRGPLLDNEQVDMDIATFTITDERKKLYNFTSPYYTDASGFLVNKSAKIKKIEDLNGKTIGVAQGSITQRLITELGKKKGLKFKFVELGSYPELITSLHAHRIDAFSVDRSILSGYISKRTALLDDSFKPSDYGIVTKKSNTELNDYLDNLVTKWSKDGRLQKLYDRYKLKPSSHTAD
- a CDS encoding amino acid ABC transporter permease, which gives rise to MESILEVLTPDNLIFIFKGFGLTLYISLIAIILSTFIGTVLAVMRNGKNPVLRIISSIYIEFVRNVPNLLWIFTIFLVFKMKSTPAGITAFTLFTSAALAEIIRGGLNAVDKGQYEAGMSQGFTSAQILYHIILPQAIRKMLPAIISQFVTVIKDTSLLYSVIALQELFGASQILMGRYFEPEQVFSLYILIALIYFSFNLAISSLSHMLAKRWQQAAE
- the recJ gene encoding single-stranded-DNA-specific exonuclease RecJ; translated protein: MITPTYEWQFAPQVEDADFTKIAKKAGLGPEVARLLFERGIQDQESLKKFLEPSLEDLHDPYLLHDMDKAVERIRHAIEEGENILVYGDYDADGMTSASIVKESLEQLGAECRVYLPNRFTDGYGPNASVYKYFIEQEGISLIVTVDNGVAGHEAIELAQSMGVDVIVTDHHSMPETLPDAYAIVHPEHPDADYPFKYLAGCGVAFKLACALLEEVQVELLDLVAIGTVADMVSLTDENRILVQYGLEMLGHTQRIGLQEMLDMAGIAANEVTEETVGFQIAPRLNALGRLDDPNPAIDLLTGFDDEEAHEIALMIHQKNEERKEIVQSIYEEAKTMVDPEKKVQVLAKEGWNPGVLGIVAGRLLEELGQTVIVLNIEDGRAKGSARSVEVVDIFEALDPHRDLFIAFGGHAGAAGMTLEVEKLSDLSQVLEDYVREKGADAAGKNKLNLDEELDLETLSLETVKNFERLAPFGMDNQKPVFYIKDFQVESARTMGAGNAHLKLKISKGEASFEVVAFGQGRWATEFAQTKNLELAVKLSVNQWNGQTALQLMMVDARVEGVQLFNIRGKNAVLPEGVPVLDFSGELPNLADSEAIVVKTIPEDITLLKTIFQKQNFSAVYFKNDIDKAYYLTGYGTREQFAKLYKTIYQFPEFDIRYKLKDLAAYLNIQQILLVKMIQVFEELGFVTIKDGVMTVNKEAPKREIGESQIYQNLKQTVKDQEMMALGTVQEIYDFLMEKE
- a CDS encoding oxidoreductase, with the translated sequence MKSIKGLLFIIASFALTMLTWMSTSPQFMIPGLALTSLSLTFILATRLPLLESWFHGLEKVYTVHKFTAFLSIILLIFHNFSMGGLWGSRLAAQFGNLAIYIFASIILVAYLGKYIQYEAWRWIHRLVYLAYIFGLFHVYMMMGNRLLTFNLLSFLVGSYALLGLLAGFYIIFLYQKIGFPYLGKITNLKRLNHDTREIQIHLSRPFNYQSGQFAFLKIFQEDFESAPHPFSISGGRGQTLYFTVKNSGDHTKNIYDNLQVGSKVSVDRAYGHMIIEGGRENQVWIAGGIGITPFISYIREHPILDKQVHFYYSFRGEENAVYIDLLHDYAQKNPNFELHLVDSRKDGYLNFEQEEVPKHASVYMCGPLSMMKSLAKQIKKQNPKTEIIYEGFKFK
- a CDS encoding amino acid ABC transporter permease, giving the protein MTDLSSWTAYFQDFGQFFNGFLFTLALAIGSFILAMVLGIFFGAMSTSKRPILRILSRIFVEFYQNTPLLVQFVIVFYGLPLISDHTIMIPIYWTAVLCVGLYHGAYIAEVIRSGIQSIPSGQMEAALSQGFTYISAMRLIILPQAFRIILPPLTNQIVNLIKNTSTVAIISGVDLMFVTKSWSALNGNYIPAFLGAALLYFSLCFPVAQFGRKMEQANKKAYSL